The Carassius gibelio isolate Cgi1373 ecotype wild population from Czech Republic chromosome B22, carGib1.2-hapl.c, whole genome shotgun sequence genome window below encodes:
- the LOC127987853 gene encoding mast cell protease 1A-like, with the protein MIMISLLLLASLLPHLTFTAHVNVGIVNGRLAKHRPYMASLQINFNHTCGGFLISDQWVLTAAHCWNWPVEICPQYLTVVVGVLDITKSTSSNRIKVKKCIPHLESCSRTSRNDIMLLMLDKKIHLNNNVKTIDLPKEGEDVKARSVCSVMGWGTVKPNGNLSAQLLEADVSIQNPAECRNRWGTFYIDSQMICVRGRGGTCQGDSGGPLVCGNIAVGITSFGGIICNSPQAPNVYTKISAYLPWIKKNMRNVK; encoded by the exons ATGATCATGATCTCTCTGCTCCTGCTGGCCTCTCTGCTGCCACACCTGACCTTCACTG ctcatGTGAACGTGGGTATAGTGAATGGCAGGTTGGCCAAACACAGACCTTACATGGCTTCTCTTCAGATTAACTTTAATCATACCTGTGGTGGATTCCTCATCTCTGATCAGTGGGTCTTGACTGCTGCACATTGCTGGAATTG GCCTGTCGAGATATGTCCACAGTATCTGACAGTTGTGGTTGGTGTGCTTGACATAACCAAGAGTACCAGCTCGAACCGCATCAAAGTGAAGAAATGCATCCCACATCTTGAATCCTGCTCAAGAACTTCACGGAATGACATCATGCTTTTGATG TTAGATAAAAAGATACATCTAAACAACAATGTTAAAACGATAGATTTACCAAAGGAAGGAGAAGATGTAAAAGCAAGAAGTGTCTGTAGTGTTATGGGCTGGGGAACAGTGAAGCCCAATGGCAATTTGAGTGCTCAACTACTGGAGGCAGACGTGTCTATACAAAACCCTGCAGAGTGTCGAAATCGATGGGGAACTTTTTATATAGACTCACAGATGATCTGTGTCCGTGGCAGAGGTGGAACCTGCCAA GGGGATTCAGGAGGTCCTCTGGTTTGTGGAAACATTGCAGTTGGTATCACATCTTTTGGTGGAATCATATGTAATTCACCCCAGGCACCTAATGTGTATACCAAGATTTCAGCTTATCTTCcatggattaaaaaaaacatgagaaatgTTAAGTGA